Proteins from one Juglans microcarpa x Juglans regia isolate MS1-56 chromosome 6S, Jm3101_v1.0, whole genome shotgun sequence genomic window:
- the LOC121236737 gene encoding probable aspartyl protease At4g16563, which yields MASSDFFLCFILCFSGLSVSFSDIVLLPLTHSLSTTQFNSTHHLLKSTSTRSATRFHGHHRRRRQVCLTLSPGSDYTLSFTVGSNPPQPISLYMDTGSDLVWFPCSPLECILCEGKYNPSTTTPLPKIHKNSTVSCKSPACSAAHSSLSSSDLCAISRCPLESIETSDCSSFNCPPFYYAYADGSLIARLYKDSLSAPTPVHPSLLLPNFTFGCAHTTLGEPIGVAGFGRGLLSLPAQLASFFPQLGNRFSYCLVSHSFDHDRVRLPSPLILGRYGKKEKGLGNDGAGFVYTSMLENPKHPYYCVGLEAISVGKKTIPAPETLKRVDRRGNGGVVVDSGTTFTMLPASLYDSVVTEFEHRVGRMNERASEVEGKTGLGPCYYYEEVVIVPAVALHFVGKGSSVVLPRRNYFYEFLDGDKNRKVGCLMLMNGGDEELSGGPGATLGNYQQQGFEVVYDLEMRRVGFARRHCASLWDSLNRS from the coding sequence ATGGCTTCCTCGGACTTCTTTCTCTGTTTCATACTCTGTTTTTCAGGTCTCTCTGTTTCATTCTCAGATATTGTACTTTTACCTCTGACCCACTCCCTCTCCACAACCCAATTCAACAGTACCCACCATCTCCTTAAATCCACCTCTACCCGCTCCGCCACTCGTTTCCACGGCCACCACCGGCGTCGCCGTCAGGTCTGTCTCACACTCTCTCCTGGCAGCGACTACACCCTTTCCTTTACTGTGGGCTCCAACCCTCCCCAACCCATCTCCCTATACATGGACACCGGCTCCGACCTTGTCTGGTTCCCCTGTTCCCCTCTCGAATGCATTCTCTGCGAAGGCAAGTACAACCCCTCCACCACCACTCCCCTGCCCAAAATCCACAAGAACTCCACCGTTTCATGCAAGTCCCCTGCTTGCTCTGCCGCGCactcctccctctcctcctccgaCCTCTGCGCCATTTCCCGCTGTCCTTTAGAATCCATTGAAACCTCTGATTGCTCCTCCTTCAACTGTCCACCTTTCTACTATGCCTATGCAGATGGAAGCTTAATCGCTCGCCTTTACAAAGATAGCTTGTCCGCCCCCACCCCAGTTCATCCTTCTCTGCTTCTTCCAAATTTCACTTTCGGGTGCGCCCACACGACCCTCGGCGAGCCCATTGGGGTCGCTGGCTTCGGCCGTGGCTTACTTTCCTTGCCTGCCCAACTCGCCAGCTTCTTTCCTCAGCTGGGCAACCGGTTCTCCTACTGCCTGGTTTCTCACTCGTTCGACCATGACCGAGTTCGCCTCCCGAGTCCACTTATTCTCGGTCGCTACGGCAAGAAAGAAAAGGGCTTGGGAAATGATGGAGCTGGATTCGTGTACACGTCCATGCTAGAGAACCCGAAGCACCCCTACTACTGCGTCGGGCTGGAAGCAATCTCCGTGGGAAAGAAGACTATCCCAGCGCCGGAAACTTTGAAACGAGTCGACAGAAGGGGTAACGGTGGGGTGGTGGTGGACTCTGGGACCACTTTCACGATGTTGCCGGCGAGTCTGTATGACTCGGTGGTGACCGAGTTCGAACACCGGGTGGGGCGAATGAACGAACGGGCGAGTGAAGTGGAAGGCAAGACCGGGCTCGGGCCGTGTTATTACTATGAGGAGGTAGTGATTGTGCCAGCCGTGGCATTGCACTTTGTTGGGAAAGGATCCAGTGTGGTGCTGCCCAggagaaattatttttacgaGTTTTTGGACGGCGATAAGAATAGGAAGGTGGGGTGTTTGATGTTGATGAACGGTGGGGACGAGGAGTTGAGTGGTGGGCCCGGAGCCACACTTGGGAACTATCAGCAGCAGGGGTTCGAGGTGGTGTACGATTTGGAGATGAGGAGGGTCGGGTTCGCCAGGAGACACTGCGCATCCCTTTGGGATAGTCTGAACCGGAGCTAA